The Caulobacter sp. FWC2 region AGATCGACGCCGTGATGGACGTGATTTGTCACGCCCTGAGCGCCGCGAGCCCCACCCGGCCGCTTCGCGGCCACCCTCCCCATGAAGGGGAGGGAGGAGATGTCAGCCGGCCGCTCCTGCGGCGAACCCTCCCGTCCGGGGAGGGAGGAAGCTAAGAGATGACTGAAGCAACTTCTTCCAAAACGATCCAAGGCCGCACCGGCCCCTGGGAAATCGTCCTCGGCCTCGAGGTCCACGCCCAGGTGGCCAGCAAGTCCAAGCTGTTCTCCGGCGCCGCCGTCGGTTTCGGCGCGGGTCCGAACGAGCAGGTCAGCCTGGTCGACGCGGCTATGCCGGGCATGCTGCCGGTCCTGAATGGCTTCTGCGTCGAGCAGGCGGTGAAGACGGGCCTGGGCCTGAAGGCGCAGATCAATCTGAAGAGCCGCTTCGACCGGAAGAACTACTTCTATCCGGATCTGCCGCAGGGCTATCAGATCAGCCAGTTCGACCAGCCGATCGTCGGCGAGGGCGTGGTGACGGTCGAGCGCGACGACGGCACGACCTTCGACGTGCGTATCGAGCGCCTGCACCTGGAACAGGACGCCGGCAAGTCGCTGCACGACCAGGATCCGAACGCGACCTATGTCGACCTGAACCGGGCGGGCACGGCGCTGATGGAGATCGTCTCCAAGCCCGACATGCGCACCTCGGAAGAGGCCGCCGCCTACGTCAAGAAGCTGCGGACTATCCTCGTCTACCTGGGCACCTGCGACGGTGACATGGAGAAGGGCAACCTGCGCGCCGACGTCAACGTCTCGGTCTGCCGCCCCGGCGACTACGAGAAGTTCCGCGAGACGGGTAGCTTCAGCCACCTGGGCACGCGCTGCGAGATCAAGAACGTCAACAGCTACCGCTACATCCAGCAGGCCATCGAGTATGAGGCCCGTCGCCAGATCGAGATCCTGGAAGACGGCGGCAAGATCGACCAGGAAACCCGCCTGTTCGACCCGACCAAGGGCGAGACCCGCTCGATGCGATCGAAGGAAGAAGCGCACGACTATCGCTACTTCCCCGATCCCGACCTGCTGCCGCTTGTCCTGGACCCGGTCTGGGTCAAGGACCTGGAAGCGACCCTGCCGGAACTACCGGACGCCAAGAAGCTGCGCCTGCAGAGCCAGTATGGGCTGTCGGCCTATGACGCCGGCGTGCTGATCATCGAGAGCGACCGCGCCGACTATTTCGAGGCCGCCGCCAAGGGCCGCGACGCCAAGCTGGTCTCCAACTGGGTGACCAACGAGCTGCTGTCCAAGCTGTCGGCGAACGGCCACGAGATCGCCAACTCGCCGCTGCCGTCGTCGGACATCGCCCAGCTGGTCGAGCTGATCGAGAACGGCACGATCTCGTCGAAGATCGCCAAGGAGGTCTTCGAGCACATGTGGGCCGGCGAAGGCCGTCCCAGCGAGATCGTCGAGAAGCGCGGCCTGGTGCAGATCAACGACACCGGCGCCATCGAGAAAGCCATCGACGACCTGGTCGCCGCCAATCCCGACAAGGCCGAGGCCGTGAAGGAAAAGCCGCAGGCGCTCGGCTGGTTCGTCGGCCAGGTGATGAAGGCCACGGGCGGCAAGGCAAATCCCGCCACGCTGAACGAACTGCTGCGCAAGAAGCTCGGCGTCGCCGAATAGGCTTCTCGACCAGCCAGACATGACGAGGGCCCGCGGTGGAAACCGTGGGCCCTTCTTCGTTGATGCGAACTTTGAATTATTGCGGCTGGGCCGGGGTCGGCTCTTCGGCCGTCTTCTTGTGCCTCTTGGCCTTCTTGGCGGCCTTCTCGTCGGCGGCGGGCGCGGTCTTCTCGTCGGTCATGGCCGGCGCCGTGGCCGAGGTCGGCGCGCCAGCGGAGTCGGCCGGTGTGGCGGTCTCGGAGGCCGGCGGCGCGGACGGCTCGGTCGTCGGCGCGACCGTCGAGGGATCGTTGGTCGGAGCCGGCATGGTCATGCTCGGCTGCGGATTGGCCGGAGAGGTCTGGGGCAAGGTCGTCTGAGCCAGGGCCGAGCCGGCATAGGCGGCGGCCGCCAGGGTAAGGGCGGCGGTGGTGATGCGCAGGGTCTTCATGGTGGGGACCGTGTTGCTTCAGCGTCGTTGTGTGACGCGAGGCCTACGCTGGCCCGTCAATGCGGTCGAAATGACTTCGCAATCGGGCGCTTGGGCCTCACTCGCGGCAGGGTCGAGGCGCTTGTGGCCGCAAAACGGCGTCCCAGGCAAAGCCCAGGACGCCGTCTCGATGCCGCAAAAGCAGGTCAGGTCTAGCGGTTGGCGATGACGTCGAAGATCAGGCCGGTCGCGATGGCGGCCAGGACGTAGTCATTGCCCGTACGGTACCAATAGTAGCCCCGGGGCGGCTGGCGCAGGCTATAGCGATAGTAATCGTTCACCACATAGCCGCCGCCGCGATAGTAGCTGGGCAGATAGGCGCCGCGACGCCACGAGGTATAGCCTGGGCGGAAGCCCGGACGGCCATAATAGGCGGGCGGCGGCGGGCCGTAGGACCAGCGGTTGTTATAGTAGTAGCCGTTGTG contains the following coding sequences:
- the gatB gene encoding Asp-tRNA(Asn)/Glu-tRNA(Gln) amidotransferase subunit GatB yields the protein MTEATSSKTIQGRTGPWEIVLGLEVHAQVASKSKLFSGAAVGFGAGPNEQVSLVDAAMPGMLPVLNGFCVEQAVKTGLGLKAQINLKSRFDRKNYFYPDLPQGYQISQFDQPIVGEGVVTVERDDGTTFDVRIERLHLEQDAGKSLHDQDPNATYVDLNRAGTALMEIVSKPDMRTSEEAAAYVKKLRTILVYLGTCDGDMEKGNLRADVNVSVCRPGDYEKFRETGSFSHLGTRCEIKNVNSYRYIQQAIEYEARRQIEILEDGGKIDQETRLFDPTKGETRSMRSKEEAHDYRYFPDPDLLPLVLDPVWVKDLEATLPELPDAKKLRLQSQYGLSAYDAGVLIIESDRADYFEAAAKGRDAKLVSNWVTNELLSKLSANGHEIANSPLPSSDIAQLVELIENGTISSKIAKEVFEHMWAGEGRPSEIVEKRGLVQINDTGAIEKAIDDLVAANPDKAEAVKEKPQALGWFVGQVMKATGGKANPATLNELLRKKLGVAE
- a CDS encoding proteophosphoglycan 5 codes for the protein MKTLRITTAALTLAAAAYAGSALAQTTLPQTSPANPQPSMTMPAPTNDPSTVAPTTEPSAPPASETATPADSAGAPTSATAPAMTDEKTAPAADEKAAKKAKRHKKTAEEPTPAQPQ
- a CDS encoding RcnB family protein, with product MKRLLLTIAAVASVAGPMALTATDAAAQDRGRWEHNDRGRGDYDRGRDYNRGRDHDRRDYDRDRGRGDYGRGDYGRGDRWDGGRHNGYYYNNRWSYGPPPPAYYGRPGFRPGYTSWRRGAYLPSYYRGGGYVVNDYYRYSLRQPPRGYYWYRTGNDYVLAAIATGLIFDVIANR